In Carya illinoinensis cultivar Pawnee chromosome 6, C.illinoinensisPawnee_v1, whole genome shotgun sequence, a single genomic region encodes these proteins:
- the LOC122313742 gene encoding binding partner of ACD11 1-like: MPMTTVKVNNISLGASEQDIKEFFSFSGKIEYVELRSEDERSQVAYVTFKETQEAETAVLLSGATIVDQSVTIALAPEYELPAAAASALPTETDDKSGGSESAIQKAEDVVSSMLAKGFNLGKDALNKAKTFDEKHQFTSTATAKVASLDQKIGLSEKVSAGTILVTDKVKEMDEKFLVSEKTKTALTAAEQTVSSAGSAIMKNRYILTGASWVTGAFSKVAKAAGDVGQKAKDKVLAGEDQGKIVEGSSQIHESNSPKAAATKEQPSQPAPAQGLIL; the protein is encoded by the exons ATGCCG ATGACAACAGTGAAAGTCAACAATATCTCCTTAGGTGCATCTGAGCAAGATATAAAGGAGTTCTtctcattttctggaaaaattgaaTATGTTGAACTGCGAAG CGAGGATGAGAGGTCTCAAGTGGCATATGTCACCTTCAAGGAAACCCAAGAGGCGGAGACTGCTGTACTTCTTTCG GGGGCAACAATAGTTGATCAGTCTGTCACCATTGCTCTGGCTCCAGAATATGAGCTACCAGCCGCTGCTGCATCTGCACTGCCAACT GAAACAGACGACAAAAGTGGTGGTTCTGAATCTGCAATTCAGAAGGCAGAGGACGTTGTCAGCAGCATGCTGGCCAAGGGCTTCAATTTGGGCAAAGATGCATTAAACAAAGCAAAGACCTTTGATGAGAAGCACCAGTTCACTTCAACCGCCACGGCCAAAGTTGCTTCTTTGGACCAAAAGATTGGTCTCAGTGAGAAGGTTAGTGCTGGCACGATCTTAGTGACTGACAAAGTGAAGGAAATGGATGAGAAGTTCCTAGTTTCGGAGAAGACCAAGACTGCATTAACAGCTGCCGAGCAGACGGTGAGTAGTGCAGGATCTGCCATCATGAAGAATCGTTACATTCTAACCGGGGCTTCGTGGGTTACTGGCGCATTCAGTAAGGTAGCCAAGGCAGCTGGGGACGTGGGGCAGAAGGCAAAGGATAAGGTTTTAGCTGGGGAAGATCAGGGGAAAATTGTGGAAGGCTCTTCTCAGATCCACGAGTCTAACTCTCCAAAAGCTGCTGCTACAAAGGAACAACCATCCCAACCCGCACCTGCACAGGGATTGATCCTCTGA
- the LOC122312947 gene encoding syntaxin-22-like isoform X1 — MSFRDIEVGSTGRPRRQQQQQQKDHSQAVASGIFLVNTAVSSFSRLVNSLGTPKDTLELRDRLHKTRLHIGQLVKDTSAKLKQASETDQHLEVSVSKKISDAKLAKDFQSVLREFQKTQKLAAEKETTYSPFVPKEVLPSSDDAHELDISSSRSPVRQPLLLKSERQEVILVDEILLNEAIIEEREQGIEEIQHQITEVNEIFKDLAVLIHGQGEMIDDISSNIESSHSATTIANSQLLKASKTQKSSQSMTCLLLLIFGIILLMVIIVVVF, encoded by the exons atgaGTTTCCGAGATATTGAGGTCGGCAGTACTGGCCGGCCACGACGACAACAACAACAGCAGCAGAAAGACCATTCTCAGGCCGTGGCTTCTGGGATTTTCCTTGTCAACACTGCCGTGTCTTCCTTCTCTCGCCTCGTTAATTCCCTCGGAACTCCCAAGGACACTCTCGAGCTCCGTGACAGGCT GCACAAGACGAGGTTACACATTGGGCAGTTGGTGAAAGATACTTCGGCTAAACTTAAGCAGGCTAGCGAGACTGATCAGCATTTGGAAGTTAGT GTTTCCAAGAAGATTTCTGATGCTAAACTTGCAAAAGATTTCCAGTCGGTTCTTAGGGAATTTCAGAAGACTCAAAAGCTTGCAGCTGAGAAGGAAACAACATATTCTCCTTTTGTCCCCAAAGAAGTTCTTCCATCAAG TGATGATGCCCATGAGCTGGATATAAGTTCATCTAGGTCTCCTGTACGGCAACCTCTTCTTCTGAAATCTGAAAG ACAAGAAGTCATACTGGTGGATGAGATTTTACTCAATGAAGCAATAATTGAAGAAAGGGAACAGGGAATCGAGGAAATTCAGCACCAGATAACTGAGGTAAATGAGATTTTTAAGGATCTCGCTGTGCTGATTCATGGCCAAGGTGAAATGATTG ATGACATCAGTTCTAACATTGAAAGCTCCCATTCTGCTACTACAATAGCTAATTCACAACTTCTGAAAGCATCCAAGACCCAAAAATCTAGTCAATCTATG ACCTGTTTGCTCTTGTTGATCTTTGGAATCATTCTGCTCATGGTCATCATAGTCGTAGTATTTTGA
- the LOC122313992 gene encoding heat stress transcription factor A-1b-like, protein MADVNDAGSSTTATTDTLPPFLRKLYAMVDDPETDSVVSWSDGNDSFVVWNPHEFAAKLLPKHFKHKNLASFIRQLNTYGFKKVDSDRYEFANVKFLKGQSHLLKSISRRKPVHVPTEVPSSSVGACVEVGKFGLEEEVERLERDKNVLMQELVKLRQHQQSTDHQLQNVVQRVQVMEQRQQQMMSFLAKAMQSPGLFTQFVQQQNESNRNITGGNKKRRLPNQEESVAGESCTNAPEGQIIKYQPSMNEAAKTLLWQILKMNGSPRVEPLMNNPDAFLFDDAPFTNTFDQGNSLNRVSGVTLSEFLPISAELYMPAEPKFPIRSPSTANSDIQSSSYAMPDHAIKAQFPNLDVYNSQEETVLPNFTELQGIMPKSTAEIPDMNLVGSETGNASYVDPMSLLDGSMPIKTGTFYPQNDVGTLLDEIPVLPGINDTFWEHFLTATPVTEDVDEINSSSLDGDVTMDHGLQMGKKNGLDEIQHMNRLTEQMGLLASESRMG, encoded by the exons atggcaGATGTTAATGATGCCGGATCTTCGACGACGGCGACGACGGATACATTGCCGCCGTTTCTGAGGAAGCTTTACGCCATGGTGGACGACCCGGAGACCGACTCGGTGGTTTCCTGGAGCGACGGCAACGACAGCTTTGTGGTCTGGAACCCGCATGAGTTCGCTGCCAAGCTTCTGCCCAAGCACTTCAAGCACAAGAACTTGGCCAGCTTCATCCGGCAGTTGAACACTTAC GGTTTTAAGAAGGTGGACTCAGACCGTTATGAATTTGCAAATGTGAAGTTTCTAAAAGGTCAATCGCACCTTCTGAAGAGTATTAGTCGGAGGAAACCGGTTCATGTACCAACTGAAGTGCCGAGCTCCTCAGTTGGGGCATGTGTTGAGGTAGGGAAATTTGGGCTCGAGGAAGAGGTTGAAAGACTCGAAAGGGACAAGAATGTTCTTATGCAGGAACTTGTTAAATTGAGGCAGCACCAGCAATCAACTGATCATCAGTTGCAGAATGTGGTGCAACGTGTGCAGGTAATGGAGCAGAGACAGCAACAAATGATGTCTTTTCTAGCAAAGGCTATGCAGAGTCCTGGCTTGTTTACCCAGTTTGTACAGCAGCAGAATGAAAGCAATAGGAACATTACTGGagggaataaaaaaagaagactcCCCAATCAAGAAGAAAGTGTAGCTGGTGAGAGTTGCACCAATGCTCCCGAGGGACAGATTATCAAGTACCAGCCTTCAATGAATGAGGCAGCTAAAACCTTGCTGTGGcagattttgaagatgaatgGATCTCCTAGGGTGGAACCATTGATGAACAACCCAGATGCATTTCTTTTTGATGATGCTCCTTTTACCAATACGTTCGACCAGGGAAATTCCTTGAATCGAGTTTCTGGAGTGACCCTTTCTGAGTTTCTGCCTATTTCTGCAGAGTTGTATATGCCAGCAGAACCCAAATTTCCCATTCGTTCTCCATCCACCGCAAATTCAGATATTCAATCTTCCTCTTATGCAATGCCTGATCATGCTATAAAAGCTCAATTCCCAAACCTTGATGTTTATAATTCTCAAGAAGAGACTGTTTTGCCCAACTTTACTGAACTGCAGGGGATCATGCCCAAAAGCACTGCAGAGATCCCTGATATGAACCTTGTGGGGTCTGAGACTGGGAATGCAAGTTATGTGGATCCAATGTCTCTTTTGGATGGGTCAATGCCCATAAAGACTGGTACATTCTATCCACAAAATGATGTGGGGACCTTGCTTGATGAGATCCCTGTACTTCCGGGGATTAACGATACTTTCTGGGAACATTTTCTTACAGCGACCCCAGTCACTGAGGATGTAGATGAAATTAATTCGAGTTCACTGGATGGTGATGTGACCATGGATCATGGGTTACagatgggaaagaaaaatggGTTGGACGAGATTCAACATATGAATCGTCTTACTGAGCAGATGGGGCTTCTTGCATCGGAAAGCAGAATGGGGTGA
- the LOC122312947 gene encoding syntaxin-22-like isoform X2, with amino-acid sequence MSFRDIEVGSTGRPRRQQQQQQKDHSQAVASGIFLVNTAVSSFSRLVNSLGTPKDTLELRDRLHKTRLHIGQLVKDTSAKLKQASETDQHLEVSVSKKISDAKLAKDFQSVLREFQKTQKLAAEKETTYSPFVPKEVLPSSDDAHELDISSSRSPVRQPLLLKSERQEVILVDEILLNEAIIEEREQGIEEIQHQITEVNEIFKDLAVLIHGQGEMIDDISSNIESSHSATTIANSQLLKASKTQKSSQSMMLCWNWDVGLN; translated from the exons atgaGTTTCCGAGATATTGAGGTCGGCAGTACTGGCCGGCCACGACGACAACAACAACAGCAGCAGAAAGACCATTCTCAGGCCGTGGCTTCTGGGATTTTCCTTGTCAACACTGCCGTGTCTTCCTTCTCTCGCCTCGTTAATTCCCTCGGAACTCCCAAGGACACTCTCGAGCTCCGTGACAGGCT GCACAAGACGAGGTTACACATTGGGCAGTTGGTGAAAGATACTTCGGCTAAACTTAAGCAGGCTAGCGAGACTGATCAGCATTTGGAAGTTAGT GTTTCCAAGAAGATTTCTGATGCTAAACTTGCAAAAGATTTCCAGTCGGTTCTTAGGGAATTTCAGAAGACTCAAAAGCTTGCAGCTGAGAAGGAAACAACATATTCTCCTTTTGTCCCCAAAGAAGTTCTTCCATCAAG TGATGATGCCCATGAGCTGGATATAAGTTCATCTAGGTCTCCTGTACGGCAACCTCTTCTTCTGAAATCTGAAAG ACAAGAAGTCATACTGGTGGATGAGATTTTACTCAATGAAGCAATAATTGAAGAAAGGGAACAGGGAATCGAGGAAATTCAGCACCAGATAACTGAGGTAAATGAGATTTTTAAGGATCTCGCTGTGCTGATTCATGGCCAAGGTGAAATGATTG ATGACATCAGTTCTAACATTGAAAGCTCCCATTCTGCTACTACAATAGCTAATTCACAACTTCTGAAAGCATCCAAGACCCAAAAATCTAGTCAATCTATG ATGCTTTGCTGGAACTGGGATGTTGGTCTTAATTGA